The following nucleotide sequence is from Gymnodinialimonas phycosphaerae.
GTTGAACCCCAACTCCATGATCGCCGCGACCTCAAGGAACGAGGCCGTCGCCCCACCATGGATCGCGGGCAGAAGCGGGTTGCCGATCAGCTTGTCGTGGTAGTTCAGCACCGCCGTCAACTCGTCGCCGCGGCGGTCAAAGGTAATTCCCATGGTCGCGATATAGGGCACGCCGGCGATCAGCAGCGACAAGGCGCGGTCGCGGCGGCCCTTGATGACATCGACAGGTTCGGGACGGGGACGGGCCATGGCTCAGCCCCCCGCCACGGTGAACGCACCGGTCGCCGCTGCCACGGGGCGGGTCTGGTCCTCGTCGAAGGCTTCTGCGCGCACGAAGGCCACGGACCGCGTGACGTTGTAGCAATGCGCGCGCGCCGTGATCCTCTCACCGGGCGTGGCAGGGCGCATGTAATCGATGCGCAGGTCCAGCGTTGCGGTGGCCGCTGTGACCTGCGGGTGGCTCATTACCGCCGCTCCGCCGCAGGTGTCCATCAGCGCCGAGACCGCGCCGCCGTGGATCACGCCCGTGGCGGGATCGCCGACCAAATCCTTGGAATAGGGCATGGAAATCACCGCGCGCCCATCCGCCATCTCTTCCATTTCCATCTGCAAGGCCTTGGAAAACGGCAGGGCTTCGATGAACCGCCGCACCGGGTGGGACTTGTCGTTCTGAAGTGTCTTGTCCGCCATGGGTCCCTCTTCCGCGTTACCCTTCTAGGTGTCACGCCGAGGCGCGGCAGGCGCAAGGGGTTTTACTTAACATCCCCGCCAACTCGCGGCATACTCGGATAACGTTACGTATTTCTTGGGACGTAAAGATATGTCTGAGGACCGCCTCGACTTCAAACAGATGTGCGCGCGTTTCGACGTGACGCCCCGCACCTTGCGCCACTACGAATATATCGAGCTTCTGTCGCCCGAACGAGAGGGCCGTGCCCGCTTCTACGGCCCGCGCGAATTGGCCCGCATGACCCTGATCCTGCGCGGGCGGCGCTTCGGGTTCTCGCTCGAAGAGATCCGCCAATGGCTGGAGATTTATGATCGTGGCGAGGGCTGGGAAGGCCAGCGTGACATCTGGATCGCCAAGGCCGATGCGCAACTGGAAGAACTGCGCGCGCGCCGCAAGGAACTTGATGAGATCATCGAAGAACTTCGGGACCTGCGCGACGCCAGCGCGGCTTCATAGCCCCCCTCAGCGGGACCCAGAGCGCCCGGCCACCAACCAGTGCAGCCGGTATACTTTTGAACACCAGCGCCTCGGTGAAGCTGGCCCAAAGGTCTGCCCCCCGCTCCTTGCGCAGCACCATGTCCGCATCAACGTAGACCCCGCCGTGGCGTTGCAGCACCGCGAGGCGGAAAACGTCACTTTTCATCGAGGCATGGGGCGCGATGTCATAGGCTTCGGCCACGACGTTGGGGAACCCATCGGCCAGAAGCGCGCGTGCTTCGGTGTCATTCCAGACCCGATGGCTCACCCCCGCCGCCGCCGCGACCTTGCCGCAATGGCGCAATAGCTTCTGGACCTGGTGTGGGGGATCGTTGTCCCAATACTGATGCAGGATGCGCGGCGGCCGCGCGCGCTGCTGCGCGCCGATCACCGATACGGCCTGAGCCAGGTTAAGCGCCTTGCTTGCCTCATTGGGTGCCTCGGCTTGCTAGGGCGCACGTGACCCCTCGGGCCCCGTTGGCGCGTCAGCCCCTGTTGGCTTCACTTGCACCTCATGTCGCCCCACGTCGCCTCAAATCTGGACCTTCAAAACGCTACACCGCCCGGGAATCAACGGCAAGGCAGCCCCTTTCAGCGCCCAAACCGCTTTGCAAAAGTTTCGCATGACCATGCGTCAACTTGGTTAACCTTTCGTCAACGCCAAAGTGACGCAACGTCCATGTTACGTAAACCTGATCGCGACTTGTACGGTAGCCCAACGACTCGCACATGGACCTCAATGTTGAATGTTTGATCATAGTGAGACTCAAGCCATGACCACGGAAACCATGACGATCCGCGAGATGTGCGACGCCTACGATGTTACACCACGCACCCTGCGCTTCTACGAATCCAAGGAACTGCTCTACCCGATCCGGGAAGGTCAGCGCCGCCTGTTCACCCGCCGCGACCGCGCGCGCCTGAAGCTGATCCTGCGCGGCAAGCGGTTTGGATTCAGCCTCGAAGAAATTCGCCAGCTGCTCGACCTCTATTACGTCGGCGACAGCCAGGAGACGCAGTTGGTCAGCACGCTTTCAATTGCCCGTGACCGCCTGAGCGACATGGAAAAACAACGCGCAGAACTTGATGAAGCCATCGATGAGCTGCGCAACCAGATGACCCTTGTGGCCGAAATGCTGACAAGTCGCAGCAGCGCCGCCTAGCCATCACTTTCGGGAGACCCCCTAATGCCGAGCTACACCGCCCCCACCAAGGACATCCAGTTTGTCCTGCACGATGTGCTGAATATCTCGGGACATGCGACGCCGGGCTACGGCGATCTTGACCGTGATTTCACCGGTGCCATTCTCGGCGAAGCCGGAAAGATCGCGTCCGAGGTTTTGTCGCCCCTGAACGCGGTCGGCGATACCGAGGGCTGCGTGATGGACAACGGCGTCGTCCGCACGCCCACGGGCTTCAAGGACGCGTTCGCGCAAATGTCCGAGGGCGGCTGGCCCGGCATCGACATGCCCGAAGACTTCGGCGGCATGGGCCTGCCCTATGTGATGAACACAGCGGTGGGCGAAATGTTCTCCGGCGCCAACATGGCCTTCACCATGTACCAGGGCCTGACCCACGGCGCGGCCTCCGCGATCCTTGTGCATGGCACCGAGGGTCAGAAGGCCACCTATCTGCCCAAGATGGTCTCCTGCGAATGGACCGGCACCATGAACCTGACGGAACCACATTGCGGCACCGATCTGGGCCTGATGCGCACCAAGGCGGAACCGCAGGGCGACGGCACCTACAAGATTTCCGGCCAGAAGATCTTCATCTCGGCCGGTGAACACGACATGGCCGACAACATCGTCCACCTCGTGTTGGGCAAGATCGTCGGCGGCCCCGAGGGGATCAAGGGCGTGTCGCTGTTCATCGTGCCCAAGTTCCTGGTGAACGAGGACGGCTCGGTTGGCGCACGCAACGGCGTGTCCTGCGGCAAGATCGAAGAGAAGATGGGCATCCACGGCAACTCCACCTGCGTGATGAACTACGACGAGGCCACGGGGTACCTCTTGGGCGAAGAGCACAAGGGCATGCGCGCGATGTTCACCATGATGAACGAAGCGCGTCTGGGCGTCGGCATGCAAGGCCTGGCCCAAGCCGAGGTCGCCTACCAGAACGCGCTGGAGTACGCCAAGGACCGCCTGCAAGGCCGCGCCGTCACCGGCGTTGAAAACCCCGACGGCCCCGCCGATCCGCTGATCGTCCACCCCGACATCCGCCGCAACCTGATGGAGCAGAAAAGCTTTGCCGAAGGCGGCCGCGCGTTTCTTCTGTGGGGCTCTTCGCTGATCGACGCCGCCCACCGGGGCGAGGACAAGGACGCCGATGGCCTGATCTCTCTGCTGACGCCCGTCATCAAGGGCTTCCTGACGGACAAGGGCTTCGACATGACCATTCAGGCCCAGCAGGTCTATGGTGGCCACGGGTATATCGAGGAATGGGGCATGTCCCAATTCGCCCGCGATGCCCGGATCGCGATGATCTACGAGGGGGCCAATGGCATCCAGGCGCTCGATCTGGTGGGCCGCAAGCTGGCGCAAGACGGCGGCAAGCACGTCATGGCGTTCTTCGATCTGGTGAAGGGCTTCTGCAAGGAGAATGCCGAGGTTGAGGGGATGGAAGACTTCATCGCGCCCTTGAAAGCCGCCTCCAAGGACCTGCAAGCAGCGGGGATGTACTTCATGCAGGAAGGCATGAAAAACCCCAACAACGCGCTCTCGGGCTCGACCGACTTCATGCACCTCTTCGGGCATACCTGCCTGGGGCTGATGTGGGCGATGATGGCGAAGGCCTCGCTCAAGGCGCTGGCGGACGGCACGTCTGACCCGGTGTTCCATGAGACGAAGCTGGCGACGGGCCGGTTCTACATGACCCGCACCCTGCCGATGACCTCCGTGCACCTGACCCGCATCCAGGCGGGCGGCGAGGCGGTCATGGCGCTGGACGCCGCCAACTTCTGATGATTCGGCGGCGGCGCACTCTGCTACTGGGGCTCACCTTTTTGCTGGTGGGCCTCGCGTGGACCGTTTGGGGGTGGTCCGTGGGCTGGAGCGAAATGCATCTTGGCCCGTCCGAGCGGACCCGGACACTGCTTGAAATTCCTTGGGCCTTTATTGTCGTGGGAATTCTCACCATCATCGGCTCACGTTTCATATGGGAGGATCCCTGATGCCCAAACGCCTGCGCCTGACCCGCCGCACCAACATCGCCACGACAGAAGACGCCTACCGAAAACTGCGCACCCTCTCCAAGGAGGCGGGCCTGGACGAGGGCGAATTCCTGTCCTTCGTGTTCGAGAACTGGGGCAGCGTCATCAACGAAGAAAAATTCATTGCCCGCATCCGGATCTTCAATTCCGAGTTGGAGGACCGCAAACGATGATCCGTGCCGCCCTCCTCCTGATCGCGCTTGCTCCCCTGCCCGCTTCGGCGCAATCGGGCTTCGTCTTCGGCCAGCCCCCCGCCGCGACAGATACTCCCCGCGCGCTGGACATCTTTTCCCATATCGAAGGCTACGCCGAATTCACCGCCGAGCGTCACGGCGCCGTGACCCAACCGCTCGCAACAGAGCTTGGCACCGACCTGCTTCTGCGCATCTTCCGCAACACCTGCCTCGGGATCGAGCGGGGCCAGTCCCTGGCCGAGATCACCCCCAACGGCTTCGCGCCCTACGAAACCCTGCCCTATTCCTTCGGCGACGTCACCGCGCCGCTGTTCACGCCGGGCCGCCGGGTTCTGTCGCCCACCGGCTCCATTGATGCCGACGAAGGCAACGGCCACCCATCCATCTGGCTGGCCCCTGAAGAGACCGGCATGACCTGCCGCATCGAATGGCACATCGGCCCCGACGTGCCCGAGGCGCGTCAGCAATCCATCGCGAATTACCTGCAACAGTGGGTGCCGTGGAGCTTCGCGCTGATCCACGCCTCGCGCCCCTTCGCGGGCGGCACGCCCCCGCTTACCAGCGCCACCGAGTGGGACCGCCCCTGCGGCGACAGGTGGTGTCCGATGACAATCGTCCATTCGTTCCCTGCGGGCCGCATCAGCATCGAGACGACCCTCAACATCACCGACATCGAAGGCAGCGCCCCATGACCAACACGCTCTATTGCTTTGGCGAAAGCGGCAACGCCTACAAGGCCGCGCTGGCGCTGGAACTGGCAGGCATTCCCTGGCAAGCCGCCCATGTGGATTTCTTCAACGGCGAAACGCGCACGCAAGAATTCCGCGCACTCAACCCGATGGGCGAGGTTCCCGCCCTCGACACCGGCGACGAAATCATGACCCAATCCGGCGTGATCCAGCATTGGGTGATGGAAACGACCGGAAAGCTGACAGGCGACACGCCGCGCAACGTGTTGCGCTGGACGATTTTCGACAACCAAAAGGTCTCGGGCGTCGCGGGCCCCCTTCGGTTCCTGATGAATTTCCTGCCCGAGGAAAAGCGCAACGCCGATGTGATCGCCTTCCACGCAGGCCGCCTGAAGGCGTCGTTGCAGATCCTGGAGGGGGAGCTGACAAAGCGCGATTGGCTGGCGGGCGACGCGATCAGCTGTGCCGACATCTCCTGTGCCGGATACCTCTTCTATGAAGAGCCCTTCACCTTCACCCGCGCCGACTATCCGGCCATCGACGCATGGCTGACGCGGATTACTGAGACGCCCGGCTGGAAACACCCCTACGACCTGATGGCGCGGGCCTTCCCCGGATGATCCTTGCACCCGCGACCTTCCCCCTAGCCAAAGCGCGCCTGCCTTGGCACCTTCGCCGTAAGGAAGGACACAAGGCGCGCCGATGGTCAGCAAACTCGCCCTCGGGGCAATCTGGGGATATCAGCGATACGTTTCTCCCTACAAAGGGTTCCGCTGCGCGCATTCGGTGCTGCACGGTGGAACGGGCTGTTCGGGCTATGCCAAACACGCGATCCGCGATCACGGGTTTTGGGGCGCGCTCCCAACCATCCGGCAACGGTTTCGCGATTGCAGATCCGCGTCCGAAACACTCCGGGCCAATTGCGCCGTCCATGCCAATTGGGCGGAAGAGCAGGCCAATGACAGCCCCCGTCGCGGGCGCAAGCGCCGCAAGAAATCCAAGGACAGCGGCTGGTTCGGAAATGCCTGCGACTGTGGCGATGTCGCCTTTTGCGGCCTTGCCCTGCCCGCTTTCTGTGCTGCCGGAAGCGCCGGCGCGCAGGATAGCACGCCCGACAAGCTTGGCGTCCCCGTTGAAGGGGGCGGCGCAGACGGCTGCGGCGGTCTCGATTGCGCGGCCCCGTCGTGTGATGGCTGTGGCGGCTGCGATTGCGCCCCGTCCTGCGGGTAACGGCGCCTCCCTTGGGGGCGCAAACGTGCCCACATCGCCCCGAAATGCATGCCCCGGTTGTACCGCCGCACCCGGACCACCCATATTCTGATCATCCCTCGCCCGCCCCGCGGTGCCAGAGCTTTGGAGACACCCCATGACCGATGCCTATATCTACGACGCGATCCGCACCCCCCGTGGCAAGGGCCGCCGTGACGGTGCCCTGCACGAGGTCACCTCGGTGCGGCTGTCCGCGTTCACGCTCAACACCCTGAAAGAACGCAACGGCCTTGAAGGCCACGCCGTCGAAGACGTGATCTGGGGCAACGTCACCCAGGTGATGGAACAGGGCGGCTGCCTTGCGCGCGCCGCTGTTCTGGCCTCGGACCTTGACGAAAGCATCCCCGGCCTTGCGATCAACCGCTTCTGCGCGAGCGGTCTGGAGGCCGTGAACCTTGCCGCCAACCAGATCCGCGGCGGCGCGGGCGACGGATATATCGCGGGCGGGGTCGAGATGATGGGCCGGGTCCCCATGGGCAGCGACGGTGCCGCCATGGCCGTGGACCCGCAACTGGCCATGGACAGCTATTTCGTGCCGCAAGGCATTTCCGCCGATATCATCGCCACCGAATACGGCTTCACCCGTGATGAGGTCGACGCCTATTCGGTGGAATCCCAGAACCGGGCGGCGGCGGCCTGGGCCGACAACCGCTTTGCCCGCTCCGTCATCACGGTGAAGGACCAGAACGGCCTGACCATTCTGGACCGCGACGAATACATGCGCCCCCAGACGGACATGCAATCGCTCGGCGCGCTCAAGCCCGCGTTCAAGGAGATGGGTGAAATGATGCCCGGCTTCGACGCAGTGGCGCTTATGAAATACCCGCATCTGGAGGCGATCAACCACATCCACCACGCGGGCAATTCCTCGGGCATCGTGGACGGCGCCGCCGCCATTCTGGTGGGTAATAAGGAGTTCGGCGAAAAATGGGGCCTCAAGCCCCGTGCCCGCATCCGCGCCAACGCCAAGATCGGCACCGACCCCACGATCAACCTCACCGGCCCTGTGCCCGTGACGACCAAGATCCTGATGGAAAACGGCATGAATATCGGCGACATCGACCTGTTCGAAGTCAACGAGGCCTTCGCCGCCGTCGTCCTGCGCTTCCTGCAAGCCTTCGACGTCGATCCTTCCAAGGTGAACGTGAACGGCGGCGCGATTGCCATGGGCCACCCGCTGGGGGCCACGGGGGCCATGATCCTCGGCACGCTACTGGATGAGATGGAGCGCACGGACAAGGAAACCGGGCTTGCGACGCTTTGTGTCGCGGCGGGCATGGGGTCGGCCACGATCCTGGAACGCGTGTAGCCCATGGCCCAGACGCCCGACAATCTCGATACCGATCCGAACCTGTGCGATACCCGCGCGCAGGAGATCTACCAGACGCACCTCGACATCACGAGCGCGCTGGTCCTTTCGGGCGATACCCATACCTTCGCGCGCGATCACATCGCCTCCGTCTTCATCTACCGCACCGGCGAAGGCACGACCGTGGTCGAGACCGTCGAGGATCAGAACAAGGACATGCAGAAAGTCTCGCAGTGGCTGATCAACCGCGGCGCGACCGAATATCACCGCATCGCGCGGCAGGCCCGGTTCCTTTCGCCCAACATGATCGAGGGGTTTCACACCACCTATGCCATGCACGGCGCGGTCAACCTGACAAAGCCCTACCACAGCCGCCAGTTGCTGCGGCTTGAAGACGGGCAATGGCGCACGCAGATGGCCGAACATGAACTGGCCGCCTGCTTGTTCATCAACAAGACGCCCACGCCCATGCCGGGCCTCTTTTCGGGCCCATGGCAATTGGACCGCGCCGCCCCAACCCATTCCGAGGCCGATGCCATCCGCATCTACGCCGATGCCATCGCCCAGATGGACGACGACATGAACAGCGATGATTTCGACAGCTGGACCACCCGCTTCGCCCTTCTCGCGCAAATGCACCACTACGACGGCGATTTCAACATTCAACACCCCGAGGATCTGCGGCCCTTCTTCACCCGCATCCGCAACAGGATGCACGAACTGGGCGCGACCCACATCAAGCGCACCGCCACCTTCGCGGCCTTCAGCGAACCCGGGCGCATCCTGGGCTATCACGACGCCGTGCTGCTGCGCGATGGCGCGCCCTGCTTCACGCCGGTCAAAAGCCGCCAAATCTATGAACACCGCGACGGGCAATGGCTTTGCGTGTCGATCACCAATTCAATGAAGGCCGCGTTCCCCAGCGATACCGTCCTTCAACCCACCCCTGCGCTGCCCACGATCCGCCAGATCGAAGAAAGGATGACCAAATGACCGATTTCACCATGGAAATCGACGCCGAAGGCGTCGCCGTGATCACCTGGGACGTGCCGGGAAAGTCGATGAATGTGCTCAACCGGGAGGCCTTCACGACCTGCGAGGCCCTGATCGATCAGGCCCTGGCCGACGACGCCGTGAAAGGCATTGTCATCACCTCGGGCAAGTCCACCTTCGCAGGCGGGATGGACCTCAACGTACTGGCCTCGATCCGCAACGAATCCGGCGACAACCCCGCCGAGGGGCTGTTCAACTTCACGATGAACGGCCACCGCATCCTGCGCAAGATTGAACGCGCAGGCATGGAGCCCAAGACCAACAAGGGCGGCAAACCCATCGCATGCGCCATTCCCGGCACCTGTGCGGGCATCGGCACGGAAATCGCGCTCGCCTGCCACCACCGGGTGATGGCCGACAACCCCAAGGCCAAGATCGGCCTGCCCGAGATTCTCGTGGGCCTCTTTCCCGGCGCGGGCGGCACCACCCGCTATTCCCGCATGGTCGGCGCCATGGCCGCAGCACCCGTGCTGCTGGAAGGCCGGATGCTGGACCCGAAAAAGGCCAAATCCGCGCAACTGGTGGACAACGTCGTCCCCGCCGAGGGACTCCTGCAAGCCGCGAAAGACTGGGTCCTCAACGCCTCCCCCGCCGATATCGTCAAGCCGTGGGACGCCAAGGGCTACAAGATGCCCGGCGGTGCCCCCTATCACCCCGCGGGTTTCATGACCTTCGTGGGGGCCTCCGCCATGATCCACGGCAAGACCAAGGGCGTCTACCCGGCGGCCAAGGCGCTGCTCTCGGCCATCTATGAAGGCGCACTGGTGGACTTCGACACCGCCCTGAAGATCGAGGCGCGCTATTTCACCCAGATCCTGATGAACCCCTCGTCGTCGGCCATGATCCGCTCGCTCTTCATCAACAAAGAAGCGCTGGAAAAGGGCGCGAACCGCCCCGCTGTGCCGGACCAAACCGTGAAAAAGGTCGGCATCCTCGGCGCGGGCATGATGGGCGCGGGCATCGCCTACGTCTCGGCCAATGCAGGCATCGAAGTGGTCCTGATCGACGCCAAGCAGGACTCTGCGGACAAGGGCAAGGCCCACGCCGAAGGCATCCTCGACAAGGGCGTGGCCCGCAAGAAGGTCACGTCTGAAAAGAAGGCCGAAGTCCTCGCCCGCATCACCGCCACCACCGATTACGCCGCCGTCAAAGGCTGCGACCTGATCGTAGAAGCCGTGTTCGAAGACCCGAAGGTCAAGGCAGAGGTCACGCAAAAGGCCGAGGCCGCCATGTTGGACACCGGCATCTTCGCCACCAACACCTCCACCCTGCCGATCACCATGCTCGCCAAGGCCTCCGCGCGGCCCGAACAGTTCATCGGCATCCACTTCTTCTCTCCCGTCGACAAGATGGCGCTGGTAGAGATCATCAAGGGCAAGCAAACCGGGGACGTCGCCGTGGCCAAGGCGCTGGATTTCGTGCGCCAGATCCGCAAGACGCCCATCGTCGTTAATGATGAACGCTTCTTCTACGCCAACCGCTGCATCCTGCCTTACGTCAACGAAGGCGTGCGCATGTTGCAGGAAGGCGTGGCCCCGGCCCTGATCGAGAACGCCGCCAAGCTGGTCGGCATGCCGCTGGGTCCGCTGCAACTGACCGATGAGACCTCCATCGATCTCGGTGCCAAGATCGCCCGCGCCACCAAGGCGGGCGACCCGGACTATGACGACACCACGGACGAGCTGATTTTCTGGATGGAGGCCGAGGGCCGCCTCGGGCGCAAGGCCAACGCGGGCTTCTATAGCTATGACGACAAGGGTAAGCGCACGGGCCTCTGGGACGGACTGGGCGCGCGCTACGCGGTCAAGGACGACCAGCCCGATCTGACCGACGTGCAGCACCGCCTGCTGTTCGCCCAGGTGTTGGAGGCCGTCCGCGCGTTGGAGGCCGGCGTTCTGATGGACATCCGCGAAGGCGACGTGGGCGCGATCCTGGGCTGGGGCTTCGCGCCGTGGTCCGGTGGCCCGTTCTCCTGGCTCGATATCCTCGGAACGCCCTATGCCGCCGAACGCTGTGATCAACTGACCGAGCAATACGGCCCCCGCTTCGCCTGCCCAGCCCTGCTGCGCGAAATGGCCGACAAGGGCCAAAGCTTCTACGGCCGCTTTGGGGAAGGTCCCGCCGCGAACGCGGCATAATCAACAAGGAACAGGAAAGCCGCCTAGGCTCGCCTGT
It contains:
- a CDS encoding acyl-CoA dehydrogenase C-terminal domain-containing protein → MPSYTAPTKDIQFVLHDVLNISGHATPGYGDLDRDFTGAILGEAGKIASEVLSPLNAVGDTEGCVMDNGVVRTPTGFKDAFAQMSEGGWPGIDMPEDFGGMGLPYVMNTAVGEMFSGANMAFTMYQGLTHGAASAILVHGTEGQKATYLPKMVSCEWTGTMNLTEPHCGTDLGLMRTKAEPQGDGTYKISGQKIFISAGEHDMADNIVHLVLGKIVGGPEGIKGVSLFIVPKFLVNEDGSVGARNGVSCGKIEEKMGIHGNSTCVMNYDEATGYLLGEEHKGMRAMFTMMNEARLGVGMQGLAQAEVAYQNALEYAKDRLQGRAVTGVENPDGPADPLIVHPDIRRNLMEQKSFAEGGRAFLLWGSSLIDAAHRGEDKDADGLISLLTPVIKGFLTDKGFDMTIQAQQVYGGHGYIEEWGMSQFARDARIAMIYEGANGIQALDLVGRKLAQDGGKHVMAFFDLVKGFCKENAEVEGMEDFIAPLKAASKDLQAAGMYFMQEGMKNPNNALSGSTDFMHLFGHTCLGLMWAMMAKASLKALADGTSDPVFHETKLATGRFYMTRTLPMTSVHLTRIQAGGEAVMALDAANF
- a CDS encoding MerR family transcriptional regulator, which gives rise to MTTETMTIREMCDAYDVTPRTLRFYESKELLYPIREGQRRLFTRRDRARLKLILRGKRFGFSLEEIRQLLDLYYVGDSQETQLVSTLSIARDRLSDMEKQRAELDEAIDELRNQMTLVAEMLTSRSSAA
- a CDS encoding glutathione S-transferase family protein; the encoded protein is MTNTLYCFGESGNAYKAALALELAGIPWQAAHVDFFNGETRTQEFRALNPMGEVPALDTGDEIMTQSGVIQHWVMETTGKLTGDTPRNVLRWTIFDNQKVSGVAGPLRFLMNFLPEEKRNADVIAFHAGRLKASLQILEGELTKRDWLAGDAISCADISCAGYLFYEEPFTFTRADYPAIDAWLTRITETPGWKHPYDLMARAFPG
- a CDS encoding PaaI family thioesterase, encoding MADKTLQNDKSHPVRRFIEALPFSKALQMEMEEMADGRAVISMPYSKDLVGDPATGVIHGGAVSALMDTCGGAAVMSHPQVTAATATLDLRIDYMRPATPGERITARAHCYNVTRSVAFVRAEAFDEDQTRPVAAATGAFTVAGG
- a CDS encoding acetyl-CoA C-acetyltransferase; amino-acid sequence: MTDAYIYDAIRTPRGKGRRDGALHEVTSVRLSAFTLNTLKERNGLEGHAVEDVIWGNVTQVMEQGGCLARAAVLASDLDESIPGLAINRFCASGLEAVNLAANQIRGGAGDGYIAGGVEMMGRVPMGSDGAAMAVDPQLAMDSYFVPQGISADIIATEYGFTRDEVDAYSVESQNRAAAAWADNRFARSVITVKDQNGLTILDRDEYMRPQTDMQSLGALKPAFKEMGEMMPGFDAVALMKYPHLEAINHIHHAGNSSGIVDGAAAILVGNKEFGEKWGLKPRARIRANAKIGTDPTINLTGPVPVTTKILMENGMNIGDIDLFEVNEAFAAVVLRFLQAFDVDPSKVNVNGGAIAMGHPLGATGAMILGTLLDEMERTDKETGLATLCVAAGMGSATILERV
- a CDS encoding glycosyltransferase family 32 protein, producing the protein MIGAQQRARPPRILHQYWDNDPPHQVQKLLRHCGKVAAAAGVSHRVWNDTEARALLADGFPNVVAEAYDIAPHASMKSDVFRLAVLQRHGGVYVDADMVLRKERGADLWASFTEALVFKSIPAALVGGRALWVPLRGAMKPRWRRAGPEVLR
- a CDS encoding MerR family transcriptional regulator, with the translated sequence MSEDRLDFKQMCARFDVTPRTLRHYEYIELLSPEREGRARFYGPRELARMTLILRGRRFGFSLEEIRQWLEIYDRGEGWEGQRDIWIAKADAQLEELRARRKELDEIIEELRDLRDASAAS
- a CDS encoding 3-hydroxyacyl-CoA dehydrogenase NAD-binding domain-containing protein, producing the protein MTDFTMEIDAEGVAVITWDVPGKSMNVLNREAFTTCEALIDQALADDAVKGIVITSGKSTFAGGMDLNVLASIRNESGDNPAEGLFNFTMNGHRILRKIERAGMEPKTNKGGKPIACAIPGTCAGIGTEIALACHHRVMADNPKAKIGLPEILVGLFPGAGGTTRYSRMVGAMAAAPVLLEGRMLDPKKAKSAQLVDNVVPAEGLLQAAKDWVLNASPADIVKPWDAKGYKMPGGAPYHPAGFMTFVGASAMIHGKTKGVYPAAKALLSAIYEGALVDFDTALKIEARYFTQILMNPSSSAMIRSLFINKEALEKGANRPAVPDQTVKKVGILGAGMMGAGIAYVSANAGIEVVLIDAKQDSADKGKAHAEGILDKGVARKKVTSEKKAEVLARITATTDYAAVKGCDLIVEAVFEDPKVKAEVTQKAEAAMLDTGIFATNTSTLPITMLAKASARPEQFIGIHFFSPVDKMALVEIIKGKQTGDVAVAKALDFVRQIRKTPIVVNDERFFYANRCILPYVNEGVRMLQEGVAPALIENAAKLVGMPLGPLQLTDETSIDLGAKIARATKAGDPDYDDTTDELIFWMEAEGRLGRKANAGFYSYDDKGKRTGLWDGLGARYAVKDDQPDLTDVQHRLLFAQVLEAVRALEAGVLMDIREGDVGAILGWGFAPWSGGPFSWLDILGTPYAAERCDQLTEQYGPRFACPALLREMADKGQSFYGRFGEGPAANAA
- the yidD gene encoding membrane protein insertion efficiency factor YidD, with the translated sequence MVSKLALGAIWGYQRYVSPYKGFRCAHSVLHGGTGCSGYAKHAIRDHGFWGALPTIRQRFRDCRSASETLRANCAVHANWAEEQANDSPRRGRKRRKKSKDSGWFGNACDCGDVAFCGLALPAFCAAGSAGAQDSTPDKLGVPVEGGGADGCGGLDCAAPSCDGCGGCDCAPSCG